In Aestuariibaculum lutulentum, one DNA window encodes the following:
- a CDS encoding acyltransferase family protein: protein MASKESAFLSYVHSFRGLAILIIVFGHAVAAATIGARGVFDESYLLVMISEVFYHDSTIYFAIISGLLFSSVLKPKGFKRFYVSKLKFIIVPYIFLTLIFTFLKIRFKSHEGFFENFGFYLSTTFRNLIYGKANFVMWYIPVLVFLYLVTPVLDWLQNKSNFTKGLFLLIVLMPLVISRIQMAHEYILKLETMLYFTGAYAFGMWLGSDINETLGKLKAYKFQILAIAILSTLSLFYLYNNQLDYFGKVSLKESLFYVQKLCFTVLILLVFKKFEYRQIKWLNVVARDSFAIYFLHGFILFSSLSLFKSVLLFNEIEPLNIISGTVLLLVYSVGLSLLTVYLSKKIFKRYSRFLVGA from the coding sequence ATGGCTAGCAAGGAGTCTGCGTTTTTAAGTTATGTGCATAGTTTTCGTGGTTTGGCCATTTTAATTATCGTATTTGGTCACGCTGTTGCTGCTGCTACTATAGGGGCACGAGGTGTTTTCGACGAATCCTATTTGTTAGTCATGATTAGCGAGGTGTTTTATCATGATAGCACCATTTATTTTGCGATTATTTCGGGATTGCTTTTTAGCAGTGTTTTAAAACCAAAAGGATTTAAGCGTTTTTATGTAAGTAAGCTTAAGTTCATTATTGTGCCTTATATTTTTCTAACCTTGATTTTTACGTTTCTTAAAATCAGGTTTAAAAGTCATGAAGGCTTTTTTGAGAATTTTGGATTTTACCTTAGCACAACTTTTCGGAATTTAATTTACGGGAAAGCCAATTTTGTGATGTGGTACATTCCTGTTTTAGTGTTTCTGTATTTAGTTACTCCGGTTTTAGATTGGCTCCAAAACAAAAGTAATTTTACAAAAGGATTATTCTTGTTAATTGTTTTGATGCCGCTTGTAATTTCAAGAATTCAAATGGCTCATGAGTATATTTTAAAGCTTGAAACGATGCTGTATTTTACCGGAGCCTATGCTTTTGGCATGTGGTTGGGAAGCGATATAAATGAAACACTTGGCAAGTTGAAAGCATATAAGTTTCAGATTCTTGCAATAGCAATTTTAAGCACTTTAAGCTTGTTTTATTTGTATAATAATCAGTTGGATTATTTTGGAAAAGTTTCTTTAAAAGAATCGTTGTTTTACGTTCAGAAGCTATGCTTTACGGTTTTAATCTTATTAGTGTTTAAGAAGTTTGAATACAGGCAAATAAAATGGCTTAATGTAGTAGCGAGAGATTCATTTGCTATTTATTTTTTACATGGGTTTATATTATTTAGTTCTCTGTCATTGTTTAAATCGGTGTTGTTATTTAATGAAATAGAGCCGTTAAATATTATTTCAGGAACCGTTTTGTTGCTGGTTTATTCTGTGGGTTTAAGTTTGCTTACGGTTTATTTATCTAAAAAAATTTTTAAACGCTATTCGAGATTTTTGGTTGGCGCATAA
- a CDS encoding M20 family metallo-hydrolase, whose product MTEVELKNDAINLLKQLIETQSFSSEEDQTALLIEDWFKRYNIDCKRTQNNVWAVNKYFDESKPTLLLNSHHDTVKPNSAYTKDPFKAIVEDGKLYGLGSNDAGGCLVSLIATFTYFYSTEDLKYNLVIVASAEEESSGPNGLNSMLPIIPKIDVAIVGEPTLMNLAVAEKGLVVFDAVVAGTPSHAAHPNDNNSIYNTIEVLQWFKDFKFEKTSEALGDVKLTVTQVNAGSQHNVVPGHVDLVIDVRVNDAYSNAEIAEILQTQSPCTSIKPRSLRLNSSCIPVEHPLVQEGVAMGRTTYGSPTLSDQAVLSCPSLKLGPGDSTRSHSADEFIYLNEIEEGIDIYIELLNRVIV is encoded by the coding sequence ATGACGGAAGTAGAATTAAAAAACGATGCAATAAATCTATTAAAACAATTAATAGAAACACAGTCTTTCTCTTCAGAGGAAGATCAGACCGCATTGCTTATTGAAGATTGGTTTAAGCGATATAATATAGATTGCAAGCGCACCCAAAATAACGTTTGGGCAGTTAATAAATATTTCGATGAGAGCAAACCAACCTTACTATTAAACTCACATCACGATACGGTAAAGCCTAACAGTGCTTACACCAAAGATCCGTTTAAAGCCATTGTTGAAGACGGTAAATTATACGGATTAGGAAGTAACGATGCAGGAGGTTGTTTGGTGTCGTTAATTGCAACCTTCACCTATTTTTACAGTACAGAAGATTTAAAATATAATTTAGTCATTGTCGCTTCCGCGGAAGAGGAAAGTAGCGGGCCAAACGGACTAAACAGTATGCTACCTATCATCCCGAAAATAGATGTGGCTATTGTAGGAGAACCGACTTTAATGAATTTAGCGGTGGCCGAAAAAGGCTTAGTTGTATTCGATGCTGTTGTGGCTGGAACGCCGAGCCACGCCGCGCATCCAAATGACAACAATTCAATTTATAATACCATTGAAGTTTTACAATGGTTTAAAGATTTTAAGTTTGAAAAGACGTCTGAAGCTTTAGGTGATGTAAAACTTACGGTTACTCAGGTTAATGCTGGGTCGCAACATAATGTGGTGCCAGGTCACGTCGATTTGGTAATTGATGTTCGTGTTAATGATGCCTACAGTAATGCTGAAATCGCCGAAATTTTACAAACACAATCGCCTTGTACAAGCATTAAACCAAGAAGTCTGCGCTTAAATTCTTCTTGTATACCGGTAGAGCACCCTTTAGTTCAGGAAGGTGTTGCTATGGGAAGAACAACATACGGGTCGCCAACATTATCAGATCAGGCGGTGTTAAGCTGTCCGTCCTTAAAATTAGGACCAGGAGACAGCACGCGCTCACATTCCGCAGATGAATTTATTTATCTGAATGAAATTGAAGAAGGCATAGATATTTATATTGAATTGTTAAATCGGGTAATCGTTTAA
- a CDS encoding Rossmann-fold NAD(P)-binding domain-containing protein — translation MKYYTSIHDIDDINSWIEEAKELKQDPLKHLELGRNKTLGLLFFNSSLRTRLSTQKAALNLGMNPIVMNVSGDAWGIEFGDGTVMNGNTAEHIKEAAAVVSQYCDVIAVRAFPTLTDKTKDESEEVLNAFKKYASVPLVNMESATGHPLQALTDAITISEYKKKDRPKVVLSWAPHIKALPHAVANSFTQAMQKMDVDFVITNPEGYNLSPDIVGDTPVIHNQEEALKDADFVYVKNWSSYEDYGKVINTDPSWMITKDKIGDAKFMHCLPVRRNVIVEDAVLDSDSSIVIQQANNRTYAAQLVLKKILENA, via the coding sequence ATGAAATATTACACCTCCATACATGATATCGATGACATCAATTCCTGGATTGAGGAAGCTAAAGAGTTAAAACAAGATCCGTTAAAACATCTTGAATTAGGACGCAATAAAACCCTTGGGTTATTGTTCTTTAATTCAAGTTTGCGTACGCGGTTAAGCACTCAAAAAGCAGCCTTAAACTTAGGGATGAATCCTATTGTAATGAATGTTTCCGGAGATGCCTGGGGTATTGAGTTTGGAGATGGAACTGTTATGAATGGAAATACAGCCGAGCATATTAAGGAAGCTGCTGCCGTGGTTTCTCAATATTGCGATGTTATTGCCGTTAGAGCGTTTCCAACATTAACCGATAAGACTAAGGATGAAAGTGAAGAAGTTCTAAATGCTTTTAAAAAGTATGCCTCTGTACCTTTAGTTAATATGGAAAGTGCTACGGGCCACCCGCTACAAGCGTTAACCGATGCGATAACCATTTCAGAATACAAGAAAAAAGACAGACCAAAAGTCGTGTTAAGCTGGGCGCCTCATATAAAAGCCTTGCCGCATGCGGTAGCTAATAGTTTTACTCAGGCCATGCAGAAAATGGATGTCGATTTTGTAATTACAAATCCAGAAGGGTATAATTTAAGTCCGGACATTGTTGGCGATACCCCTGTAATTCACAATCAGGAAGAAGCTCTAAAAGATGCCGATTTTGTGTATGTGAAAAACTGGAGTAGTTACGAAGACTACGGAAAAGTAATTAATACCGACCCTAGTTGGATGATTACTAAAGATAAAATTGGTGATGCTAAATTTATGCACTGTTTACCGGTTAGGCGCAATGTTATTGTTGAAGATGCTGTTTTAGATAGCGATAGTTCAATCGTTATTCAGCAGGCCAATAACAGAACCTATGCAGCGCAATTAGTATTAAAGAAAATATTGGAAAATGCCTAA
- the argB gene encoding acetylglutamate kinase, translating to MPKEKLSIVKIGGNIIEDASALADFLKLFSGLEGKKILVHGGGKRATHIASKLGIESQMVNGRRITDAETLEVITMVYGGLVNKNIVAQLQALSIDAIGLTGADANSITSDKRPVKEVDFGFVGDVKSVAYHSVNKLIEANFTPVFCAITHDGKGQLLNTNADTITSQIAIGMSALYETSIYYCFELNGVLEDINDKNSVIKHIDTKLYGELLEQGIIADGMLPKLENCFDALNNGVATINMGNTSMLTQENDNFTAITL from the coding sequence ATGCCTAAAGAAAAACTATCCATAGTAAAAATAGGAGGAAACATAATTGAAGATGCTTCCGCTTTAGCTGACTTTTTAAAATTGTTTTCAGGATTAGAAGGAAAGAAAATTTTAGTGCATGGAGGCGGAAAACGCGCGACACATATCGCTTCAAAACTGGGTATAGAATCGCAAATGGTTAACGGTCGTCGTATTACCGATGCCGAAACATTAGAGGTGATAACCATGGTTTATGGTGGTTTGGTCAACAAAAATATTGTAGCCCAGCTACAGGCTTTAAGTATTGATGCTATTGGATTAACCGGAGCCGATGCCAACAGTATTACTTCAGATAAACGCCCCGTAAAAGAGGTCGATTTCGGATTTGTGGGCGATGTAAAATCGGTGGCTTATCATTCAGTTAATAAATTAATTGAAGCTAATTTTACACCTGTTTTTTGCGCCATTACCCACGATGGTAAGGGACAGTTGTTAAACACTAATGCCGATACCATTACTTCGCAAATAGCAATTGGAATGAGCGCATTATACGAGACATCTATTTACTATTGTTTTGAATTGAATGGTGTTTTAGAAGATATCAACGATAAGAATTCTGTTATTAAACACATAGACACCAAGTTATATGGTGAATTATTAGAGCAAGGTATTATTGCCGATGGTATGCTGCCAAAATTAGAAAACTGTTTCGATGCACTTAATAATGGCGTTGCAACTATAAATATGGGAAATACCTCGATGTTGACACAGGAAAATGATAATTTTACAGCCATAACATTATAA
- the argH gene encoding argininosuccinate lyase, which produces MKLWDKGISIDKKIEQFTVGNDREIDIHIAKYDVIASKAHAKMLHKIGILTTIELEQLLGGLDLLANEIEAGEFVIDAQFEDVHSKIEYELTANLGDVGKKIHTARSRNDQVLVACHLYYKENLGLVREKVKTLFETLLSQAEVYKDKVLPGYTHLQVAMPSSFGLWFSAYAEQMIDDVFLIDAAIKTVDQNPLGSAAGYGSSFPIDREFTTKEMEFATLKYNVVAAQMGRGKNERTISAALGSLANTMARFAMDTCLYMSQNFGFVSFPDELTTGSSIMPHKKNPDVFELIRGKCNKIQALQTEMVLITNNLPSGYHRDFQLLKENMIAAFEEIKDILDIFNFSIQQVIVKDIDINDEKYKYLFTVDNINTLVVEGQTFREAYQKIGGQVQDGTYVPDTSKKHTHEGSIHNLCLDKIRDKFPE; this is translated from the coding sequence ATGAAACTTTGGGATAAAGGTATATCAATCGATAAAAAAATAGAGCAATTTACTGTTGGTAACGACAGGGAAATTGATATTCATATTGCAAAATACGATGTTATTGCATCGAAAGCACACGCCAAAATGCTTCATAAGATTGGTATTTTAACCACTATTGAATTAGAGCAATTACTTGGAGGTTTAGACCTTTTGGCGAATGAAATTGAAGCAGGAGAATTTGTTATCGATGCTCAGTTTGAAGATGTACATTCTAAAATTGAATACGAACTAACAGCCAATTTAGGCGATGTCGGTAAAAAGATTCATACCGCACGCTCAAGAAACGATCAGGTTTTAGTAGCTTGCCATTTATATTATAAGGAAAATTTAGGTCTAGTAAGAGAAAAAGTGAAAACGCTTTTTGAAACGCTGTTAAGTCAGGCTGAGGTTTATAAAGATAAAGTTTTACCGGGTTACACACATTTGCAAGTGGCTATGCCATCGTCTTTCGGGTTATGGTTTTCAGCCTATGCCGAGCAAATGATTGACGATGTCTTTTTAATTGATGCAGCCATAAAAACGGTAGATCAAAATCCGTTAGGATCGGCTGCGGGTTACGGGAGTTCATTTCCAATCGATCGTGAATTTACCACCAAAGAAATGGAATTTGCGACGTTAAAATACAACGTGGTAGCAGCGCAGATGGGGCGTGGTAAAAACGAACGAACTATTTCGGCAGCCTTAGGAAGTTTAGCCAATACCATGGCACGTTTCGCGATGGATACTTGTTTGTATATGAGTCAGAATTTCGGGTTTGTTTCTTTTCCAGACGAGTTAACTACCGGAAGTAGTATTATGCCACATAAAAAGAATCCGGATGTATTCGAATTGATTCGTGGTAAGTGTAACAAAATTCAGGCTTTACAAACCGAAATGGTTTTAATTACTAATAATTTACCAAGTGGTTATCATCGTGATTTTCAGTTGTTAAAAGAAAATATGATTGCAGCTTTTGAAGAAATTAAAGATATTCTGGATATTTTCAATTTCTCTATTCAACAAGTTATTGTAAAAGATATTGATATCAACGACGAAAAATATAAATACTTATTTACGGTTGATAATATTAATACCTTGGTTGTGGAAGGGCAAACCTTTAGAGAGGCATATCAAAAAATTGGTGGACAAGTTCAGGATGGAACTTATGTGCCGGATACCTCAAAAAAACACACACACGAAGGTAGTATTCACAACTTATGTTTAGATAAAATTCGAGATAAGTTTCCTGAATAA
- the proB gene encoding glutamate 5-kinase, with translation MKKKRILLKVGSNTLTKETDNISRGKIEDLASQIAQLKDTCEFVIVSSGAIAVAKQFVKLESKQKDVFVKQALASIGQPHLIRIYQEIFREYGLLTSQCLLSYSDFEKEESRTNIVNTINVLVNNNYIPIINENDTVATDEIKFGDNDKLGALTASLLDADLFIIATNTNGIYTKESMENGTPKTIELVEDFEALQSEVVNSKSSHGSGGMQSKIEAATVAKKANIETWIVNGLEDRFMLNAFENKVPFTKIK, from the coding sequence ATGAAAAAGAAACGCATATTATTAAAGGTTGGTTCAAATACGCTAACTAAAGAAACCGATAATATTTCCAGAGGAAAAATCGAGGATTTGGCAAGTCAGATAGCCCAGTTAAAAGATACCTGCGAATTTGTTATTGTAAGTTCGGGAGCCATTGCCGTGGCTAAACAATTTGTGAAACTGGAAAGTAAGCAAAAGGATGTTTTTGTAAAACAGGCTTTGGCATCTATCGGTCAGCCGCACTTAATAAGAATATATCAGGAGATTTTCAGAGAATACGGGTTGTTAACATCACAGTGTTTGTTATCGTATTCCGATTTCGAAAAGGAAGAAAGTAGAACTAACATTGTTAATACTATTAATGTGTTGGTAAATAATAATTATATTCCCATCATTAATGAAAATGATACGGTTGCAACCGATGAAATTAAATTTGGCGATAACGATAAACTAGGTGCTTTAACGGCATCGCTTTTAGATGCCGATTTATTCATTATAGCAACGAATACTAACGGTATTTATACCAAAGAATCTATGGAAAATGGCACGCCAAAAACCATAGAACTGGTTGAAGATTTTGAAGCTTTACAAAGTGAAGTTGTTAATTCAAAATCATCACACGGAAGCGGAGGCATGCAATCAAAAATAGAAGCTGCCACCGTAGCCAAAAAAGCAAATATTGAGACTTGGATTGTTAACGGACTGGAAGATCGTTTTATGCTGAATGCTTTCGAAAACAAAGTGCCGTTTACCAAGATTAAATAA